The Streptomyces cynarae genome contains a region encoding:
- a CDS encoding cytochrome P450 — protein sequence MGRVNEPPQLPGGSFAAWSRDRLALARRGADECGDVWQLESGVYVAATAGVCEAVLRRAQDFPKPSSPLFPPLKRTGGAPTPEERVHARAARMRGLRPQAVADRIGEIAPGTARFADQWPTGRDVEILPMVRPVLAEIGVRYLFSDDAAALLPFAWQLFVAREVLVRPSHWVWPRWVPTPARRFRTRRQVAFTNALRSIVRRRRSSGQFGDDVLGQMLRPSSRYGPLSEEAVLDTLPGITVATFETPSRAAGWILLHLARYAQAADRVAAEAALLPADPATTTSTHLDNLQYTQALVREVLRLHPPSWLLTRRAPRQTQLADYTIDAGSTVLVCPYTAHRDAREHPEPDRFRPERWLDDSGSSAKPGVFLGFGTGPHGCEGAALAMAMLTLMTAQTARRYHLSEPPGAEPGYRVTTFEGLATAGLHLRATLRG from the coding sequence ATGGGCCGAGTGAATGAGCCGCCGCAATTGCCGGGAGGCAGCTTCGCGGCCTGGAGCCGCGACCGGCTGGCACTGGCGCGCCGTGGCGCTGACGAGTGCGGGGACGTGTGGCAGCTGGAGTCCGGTGTCTACGTAGCCGCTACGGCCGGGGTGTGTGAAGCGGTCCTGCGCCGCGCGCAGGACTTCCCCAAGCCGTCCTCGCCTCTCTTCCCGCCGTTGAAGCGGACCGGCGGAGCGCCGACGCCCGAGGAACGGGTGCATGCTCGCGCCGCCCGCATGCGCGGACTGCGCCCACAGGCGGTTGCGGACCGGATCGGTGAGATTGCGCCCGGGACCGCTCGATTTGCTGATCAGTGGCCCACGGGCCGGGACGTCGAGATTCTGCCCATGGTCCGGCCCGTCCTGGCAGAGATCGGCGTGCGCTACCTCTTCTCCGACGACGCTGCTGCCCTGCTGCCCTTCGCCTGGCAGCTCTTCGTGGCCCGGGAGGTGCTCGTACGCCCCTCGCACTGGGTGTGGCCGCGCTGGGTCCCCACACCGGCACGGCGGTTCCGCACACGGCGGCAAGTCGCCTTCACCAACGCTTTGCGGTCCATCGTCCGGCGGCGCCGTTCATCGGGCCAGTTCGGTGACGACGTGCTGGGACAGATGCTCCGGCCCTCCTCCCGCTACGGCCCGCTGTCGGAAGAAGCCGTCCTGGACACTCTCCCCGGAATCACCGTCGCCACCTTCGAGACACCCTCCCGGGCAGCCGGATGGATCTTGCTCCACCTGGCCCGATACGCCCAGGCCGCGGACCGCGTCGCGGCCGAAGCCGCCCTGCTGCCCGCCGACCCGGCAACGACGACCAGCACCCACCTCGACAACCTGCAATACACCCAGGCGCTGGTACGCGAAGTGCTCCGACTGCACCCCCCGAGCTGGCTGCTCACCCGGCGCGCCCCGCGACAGACTCAGCTCGCCGACTACACCATCGACGCCGGATCCACCGTTCTCGTCTGCCCCTACACCGCCCACCGCGACGCACGGGAACACCCCGAACCAGACCGGTTCCGGCCCGAACGCTGGCTCGACGATTCGGGCTCGTCGGCGAAACCCGGGGTCTTCCTCGGCTTCGGTACCGGGCCGCACGGCTGCGAGGGAGCCGCCCTGGCCATGGCCATGCTCACGCTCATGACCGCGCAGACAGCCCGCCGATACCACTTGAGCGAGCCGCCCGGTGCGGAACCCGGCTACCGGGTCACCACCTTCGAAGGTCTCGCAACCGCCGGCCTGCACCTGCGTGCCACCTTGCGCGGCTGA
- a CDS encoding Orn/Lys/Arg family decarboxylase has protein sequence MADSSKILIAVGAHPQDEGAQAEQLVKIREAIEIGGFGVRWAVSAGDAEAVLRTEAGLAAALVAWDLPPGRGADGDPAGASVLRRLGSRFQDLPVFLVMANDGVHDLPLWVSESVVGYVWPLEDTPAFIAGRITTAARAYREAVLPPFFKALRRFDDAHEYSWHTPAHSGGVAFLKSPVGRAFHDYFGERLLRSDLSISVEELGSLFEHTGPIGEAERNAARVFGADLTYFVLHGDSTCNRLVGHFSATRDEIALVDRNCHKSVLHGLVVSGARPVYLIPTRNGYGLAGPLPPAEIEAGRVAARMGANPLTRGALSPDVAYAVFTNSTYDGLCYDAVAAARAFAETTPRLHFDEAWFAYARFHPLYAGRYGMSVGPENFPGPERPTVFATQSTHKLLAALSQGAMVHIRPGPRAPVEHDRFNEALMMHGTTSPLYPMIASLDVATAMMDGPQGRWLVDEAVTEAVRFRQEMVRIGRRIEAAGDRPPWFFGVWQPETVTDPASGKRLLFDEAPPDLLRTEPSCWHLEPGASWHGFPGLTEGYCMLDPIKVTLTCPGVNATGDMADWGIPARVLTAYLATRNIVVEKTDSYTTLVLFSMGITKGKWGTLLDALMDFKALYDGDAPLDRVLPALVARHPQRYSGRTVRELCQEMHDHLRSVRLVELLDTAFQQLPEPVAPPQVCYQRLIRGGTERVRLADAPGRVAAAMVTVTPPGIPVLMPGESVGDEDGPLLRYLTALESFDRRFPGFRSETHGVTLAPETGDYLIECLQPEQHEEINGSKGLRAAAPSQWRGSEALRPPAQR, from the coding sequence ATGGCCGACAGCAGCAAGATCCTTATCGCGGTGGGGGCGCATCCGCAGGACGAGGGCGCCCAGGCCGAGCAACTGGTGAAGATCCGTGAGGCGATCGAGATCGGAGGGTTCGGGGTCCGCTGGGCGGTCAGCGCCGGCGACGCCGAGGCGGTGCTGCGTACCGAGGCCGGTCTGGCCGCGGCATTGGTGGCGTGGGACCTGCCGCCGGGCCGCGGCGCGGACGGCGACCCGGCCGGTGCGTCGGTCCTGCGCCGGCTCGGCAGCAGGTTCCAGGACCTGCCGGTGTTCCTGGTCATGGCGAACGACGGCGTGCACGACCTGCCGCTGTGGGTGTCGGAGTCGGTGGTGGGCTATGTGTGGCCGCTGGAGGACACACCGGCGTTCATCGCGGGCCGGATCACCACCGCCGCCCGCGCATACCGGGAAGCCGTCCTGCCACCGTTCTTCAAGGCGCTGCGCCGTTTCGACGACGCGCACGAGTACTCCTGGCACACTCCGGCCCATTCCGGAGGCGTCGCCTTCCTGAAGTCACCCGTGGGCCGTGCCTTCCACGACTACTTCGGCGAGCGGCTACTGCGCAGCGACCTTTCGATCTCCGTTGAGGAGCTCGGCTCGTTGTTCGAGCACACCGGGCCGATCGGCGAGGCGGAGCGCAACGCCGCCCGCGTCTTCGGCGCCGACCTCACCTACTTCGTCCTGCACGGCGACTCCACCTGCAACCGGCTGGTCGGCCACTTCAGCGCCACGCGTGACGAGATTGCGTTGGTGGACCGCAACTGCCACAAATCGGTCCTGCACGGCCTCGTCGTTTCCGGGGCGCGTCCGGTGTACCTGATTCCCACACGCAACGGCTATGGCCTGGCCGGGCCGCTGCCCCCGGCTGAAATCGAGGCGGGCCGGGTGGCGGCGCGGATGGGCGCCAACCCGCTGACCCGAGGTGCCCTCTCCCCCGACGTGGCGTACGCCGTTTTCACCAACTCCACCTACGACGGCCTGTGCTACGACGCCGTCGCGGCGGCACGGGCGTTCGCCGAGACGACGCCCCGGCTCCATTTCGACGAGGCGTGGTTCGCCTACGCACGCTTCCACCCTCTGTACGCCGGTCGTTACGGGATGTCGGTGGGGCCGGAGAACTTCCCCGGCCCTGAACGGCCCACCGTCTTCGCCACTCAGTCCACCCACAAGCTGCTGGCCGCACTCTCGCAGGGCGCCATGGTCCACATCAGGCCCGGGCCCAGGGCACCCGTGGAGCACGACCGGTTCAACGAGGCGCTGATGATGCACGGCACGACCTCGCCGCTGTATCCGATGATCGCCTCGCTGGACGTGGCCACCGCCATGATGGACGGGCCGCAGGGGCGCTGGCTGGTCGACGAGGCGGTGACCGAGGCAGTTCGTTTCCGCCAGGAGATGGTGCGCATCGGCAGGCGCATCGAGGCCGCCGGGGACCGTCCGCCCTGGTTCTTCGGCGTGTGGCAGCCGGAGACGGTGACCGACCCGGCGAGCGGCAAGCGGCTGCTCTTCGACGAGGCGCCACCCGACCTGCTGCGCACGGAGCCGTCCTGCTGGCACCTGGAACCCGGAGCCTCGTGGCACGGATTTCCCGGGCTGACCGAGGGCTACTGCATGCTCGACCCGATCAAGGTCACCCTGACCTGCCCGGGAGTCAACGCAACCGGTGACATGGCCGACTGGGGCATCCCGGCCCGAGTACTCACCGCCTATCTGGCCACCCGGAACATCGTGGTCGAGAAGACCGACAGCTACACCACGCTGGTGCTGTTCTCCATGGGCATCACCAAGGGCAAGTGGGGGACGCTGCTGGACGCCCTGATGGACTTCAAGGCGCTCTACGACGGAGACGCCCCGCTCGATCGCGTCCTGCCCGCACTGGTCGCCCGGCATCCGCAGCGCTACTCCGGCCGGACCGTGCGCGAGCTGTGCCAGGAAATGCACGACCACCTGCGTTCGGTACGCCTGGTCGAGCTGCTGGACACCGCCTTCCAGCAGTTGCCGGAGCCGGTCGCCCCTCCGCAGGTGTGCTACCAGCGTCTGATCCGCGGCGGCACGGAGCGCGTGCGGCTGGCCGATGCACCCGGCCGGGTGGCGGCCGCCATGGTCACCGTCACCCCGCCCGGCATCCCTGTGCTGATGCCCGGCGAAAGCGTCGGCGACGAGGACGGCCCCCTGCTGCGCTACCTCACCGCGTTGGAGTCCTTCGACCGGCGGTTCCCCGGGTTCCGCAGCGAAACCCACGGGGTGACCCTCGCCCCGGAGACCGGCGACTACCTGATCGAGTGCCTCCAGCCGGAACAGCACGAAGAGATCAACGGCTCAAAGGGCCTCCGAGCCGCAGCACCGTCCCAGTGGCGCGGTTCAGAGGCCCTCCGGCCACCAGCCCAGAGGTGA
- a CDS encoding MFS transporter yields MSITDAETGGTAGTPGAPGAAAGTPPAVLTPRRRLVLVLLLAAQFMLAVDFSILNVALPVIGEGLGFSLAHLQWIGTAFALCAAGFTLLFGRVADLFGRRRLFLGGLAVLGVASLVGGLAQNSEVLIAARVFQGLATAAVTPAGLSLLTTSFPEGPLREKALGLNGALMSAGFTTGAVLGGLLTDLLSWRWAFFINVPVALTVLLVVPTVINESRPDERPKLDVPGAVSVTLGLLAIVFGLTQAGEHGWESSSALLPLAAGVVLLLVFYAVERKVAAPLVPLGVLGKRSVAWGNLAGLIAFLTETSLVFLLTLYLQEVLGFSALAAGLSFGVLGFGTVVGGSVAPKVIGKIGSKNTLIAGGLLQTVFTAALLGLGDERGWMWLLLVATFAGGVGNMLVIVGFMVTATSGLADHEQGLATGLATMTQQIGITMGTPLMSAIATAAMTGTGASAILGGLKVAIAVNAAIVLLGALTSAGFLRGAASRAR; encoded by the coding sequence ATGTCCATCACCGATGCTGAAACCGGCGGTACCGCCGGTACTCCCGGCGCGCCTGGTGCGGCCGCCGGTACGCCCCCGGCCGTCCTCACCCCCCGGCGGCGACTGGTGCTGGTGCTGCTGCTCGCGGCCCAGTTCATGCTGGCCGTGGACTTCTCCATCCTGAACGTCGCCCTGCCGGTGATCGGCGAGGGCCTCGGATTCTCCCTGGCGCACCTGCAGTGGATCGGGACCGCGTTCGCTCTGTGCGCGGCCGGCTTCACCCTGCTGTTCGGACGTGTCGCCGACCTGTTCGGGCGCCGGCGGCTGTTCCTCGGCGGCCTCGCGGTGCTGGGCGTGGCCTCGCTGGTGGGCGGCCTGGCTCAGAACTCCGAGGTGCTGATCGCGGCGCGGGTCTTCCAGGGGTTGGCCACCGCGGCGGTGACCCCGGCCGGCCTGTCCCTGCTGACCACGTCGTTCCCCGAGGGGCCGCTGCGTGAGAAGGCCCTCGGCCTGAACGGCGCGCTGATGTCCGCCGGGTTCACGACCGGCGCTGTCCTCGGCGGTCTGCTGACCGACCTGCTGTCGTGGCGATGGGCGTTCTTCATCAACGTGCCCGTCGCCCTCACCGTCCTCCTCGTCGTACCGACCGTCATCAATGAGTCCCGGCCCGACGAGCGCCCGAAGCTGGACGTGCCCGGCGCCGTCAGCGTCACGCTCGGTCTGCTGGCCATCGTCTTCGGCCTCACGCAGGCCGGCGAACACGGCTGGGAGTCGTCCTCGGCGCTGCTGCCCCTGGCCGCCGGTGTCGTGCTGCTCCTGGTCTTCTACGCCGTCGAGCGCAAGGTGGCGGCGCCCCTCGTACCGCTCGGCGTGCTCGGCAAGCGGTCGGTGGCTTGGGGAAACCTCGCCGGTCTGATCGCCTTCCTCACCGAGACCTCCCTGGTCTTCCTGCTCACCCTCTACCTCCAGGAGGTCCTGGGCTTCTCGGCGCTGGCCGCGGGGCTGTCCTTCGGCGTGCTGGGCTTCGGCACGGTCGTCGGCGGATCCGTCGCCCCGAAGGTCATCGGGAAGATCGGCAGCAAGAACACCCTGATCGCCGGCGGGCTGCTGCAGACGGTGTTCACGGCCGCCCTGCTCGGCCTCGGCGACGAGCGCGGGTGGATGTGGCTGCTGCTGGTCGCCACCTTCGCCGGTGGCGTCGGGAACATGCTCGTCATCGTCGGCTTCATGGTCACCGCCACGTCCGGGCTGGCCGACCACGAACAGGGCCTGGCCACTGGGCTCGCCACCATGACGCAGCAGATCGGCATCACCATGGGCACGCCGCTCATGAGCGCCATCGCCACCGCCGCGATGACCGGCACCGGCGCCTCGGCCATTCTTGGCGGCCTGAAGGTCGCGATCGCGGTGAACGCCGCCATCGTGCTCCTGGGTGCGCTCACCAGCGCCGGCTTCCTGCGCGGCGCCGCCTCCCGTGCGCGCTGA
- a CDS encoding transposase family protein, which yields MIVLAVLRHDQRLADMAGGNGISATTVRRRRDELIALLDARAPRLDRALYKIAKRGGEAILIDGTLIPTQRRTGTANRPNYSGKRRRHGLPVLALTDERGRLVWISAAGPGRTHDISAARRDHILAHLRAAGLGALADLGSI from the coding sequence GTGATCGTTTTGGCCGTGCTGCGGCACGATCAGCGCCTGGCCGACATGGCCGGCGGCAACGGCATCTCCGCCACCACCGTGCGCCGCCGGCGGGACGAGCTGATCGCACTGCTCGACGCAAGGGCCCCGCGGCTGGACCGCGCCCTGTACAAGATCGCCAAGCGGGGCGGGGAGGCCATCCTGATCGACGGCACCCTCATCCCCACCCAGCGCCGCACCGGCACGGCGAACCGCCCGAACTACTCCGGCAAGCGTCGCCGCCACGGCCTGCCCGTGCTTGCCCTGACCGACGAGCGGGGCCGTCTGGTGTGGATATCGGCGGCCGGGCCCGGCCGCACCCACGACATCTCCGCCGCCCGCCGCGACCATATCCTGGCCCACCTGCGCGCTGCCGGTCTCGGCGCCTTGGCCGACCTGGGCTCCATCTGA
- a CDS encoding helix-turn-helix transcriptional regulator: MDAPSELGDFLKSRRAALRPEDVGITPHPTRRRVTGLRREELAMLAGVSITHYTRLEQGRATSASDAVLDAIARTLRLTEDETAHLKVLARPSAASRPAPPRVEHASASARQLLASMTDVPALVLDRRNDVLAWNVLGHALLAGHLPSDSPDTPGNRPNLTRMLFLDEQYRELYTDWDEEAQLAVASLRLVAGRHPDDRRLAELVGRLTVQCDEFASRWARHPVRTCTSGMKRLHHPLVGVMDLSFENLVLPGTSGQRLIAYTAEPGSPSEAALRLLGSVAAYKGSTDEDVSATARR, from the coding sequence ATGGACGCTCCGTCCGAGCTGGGAGACTTCCTCAAGTCCCGCCGTGCCGCACTCCGGCCCGAGGACGTCGGCATCACGCCGCATCCGACCCGCCGCCGCGTGACCGGGCTGCGCAGGGAGGAGCTGGCCATGCTCGCCGGCGTCAGCATCACCCACTACACCCGCCTCGAACAGGGCCGTGCCACCAGCGCGTCGGACGCCGTGCTGGACGCGATCGCCCGCACCTTGCGGCTCACCGAGGACGAGACCGCGCACCTGAAGGTCCTGGCCCGCCCCTCCGCCGCGTCCCGCCCGGCACCGCCGCGGGTGGAGCACGCCAGCGCCTCCGCACGCCAGTTGCTGGCCTCGATGACGGACGTGCCGGCGCTCGTCCTGGACCGCCGCAACGACGTCCTCGCCTGGAACGTGTTGGGCCACGCCCTGCTCGCCGGACACCTGCCGTCCGACAGCCCCGACACCCCGGGCAACCGCCCCAACCTGACGCGGATGCTCTTCCTGGACGAGCAGTACCGCGAGCTGTACACCGACTGGGACGAGGAGGCACAGCTCGCCGTCGCCTCCCTGCGCCTGGTGGCCGGCCGCCACCCAGACGACCGCCGACTTGCCGAGCTCGTCGGCCGGCTCACCGTCCAGTGCGACGAGTTCGCCTCCCGCTGGGCACGGCACCCGGTGCGCACCTGCACCTCGGGCATGAAGCGGCTGCACCATCCGCTCGTCGGCGTGATGGACCTCAGCTTCGAGAACCTCGTCCTCCCCGGTACGTCCGGACAGCGGCTGATCGCCTACACCGCCGAGCCCGGCTCGCCCTCCGAGGCGGCGCTGCGCCTGCTGGGCAGCGTGGCCGCCTACAAGGGCTCGACGGACGAGGACGTCTCCGCGACCGCGCGGCGCTGA
- a CDS encoding ferredoxin, translating to MKVVVDLSRCKGYAQCAFLAPEAFRMHGEEALMYDPNPDDVWRDQVLRAAAACPVQAILVDRLEARHAPAEASPS from the coding sequence GTGAAAGTTGTCGTTGATCTTTCCCGATGCAAGGGGTATGCGCAGTGCGCGTTCCTGGCTCCGGAGGCGTTCCGGATGCACGGTGAGGAAGCGCTCATGTACGACCCGAACCCCGATGACGTCTGGCGCGACCAGGTGCTACGCGCCGCTGCGGCGTGCCCGGTCCAGGCGATCCTGGTCGACCGGCTGGAGGCACGGCACGCACCGGCGGAGGCGTCGCCGTCATGA
- the katG gene encoding catalase/peroxidase HPI, which translates to MSGSESENPAIPSPTPTPTRRPRTNRDWWPNQLDLQVLNQHSPRSNPMDEDFDYAKEFATLDVDALKRDVFEVMTTSQDWWPADYGHYGPLFIRMSWHAAGTYRIADGRGGGGSGAQRFAPLNSWPDNASLDKARRLLWPVKQKYGRKISWADLLVFAGNCAMESMGFKTFGFGFGREDIWEPEEIFWGPEDTWLGDERYSGDRELTGPFAAVQMGLIYVNPEGPNGNPDPMEAARDVRETFGRMAMNDEETVALIVGGHTFGKCHGAVEASYIGPEPEAAPIEQQGLGWRNTYGSGSGPHALTSGLEGAWTTEPTKWDNGYLDNLYGYEWELTSSPAGAHQWTPTDPAARDTVRDAHDPSKRHAPMMLTTDLALKVDPVYGPITKRFHENPDELAVAFAKAWYKLLHRDMGPVSRYLGPWIPEPQLWQDPVPDVDHELVGDEEIAALKGRILTSGLSVSQLVTTAWASAASFRGTDKRGGANGARIRLAPQKDWELNDLPEVTEALRTLERIQQDFNLSQTGGTRVSVADLIVLGGCAAVEQAARNAGYDITVPFAPGRTDASQEQTDAASFAVLEPKADAFRNYLPAGEKLSPETLMLDRANLLTLTAPEMTVLIGGMRALNTGFKGSPHGVLTHRPGILTNDFFVNLLDMGTEWKASATDENVFEGRDRVTGEVKWTATAVDLIFGAHSQLRALSEVYAAQDAGEKFVRDFVAAWNKVMNLDRFDLA; encoded by the coding sequence ATGTCCGGCAGTGAAAGCGAGAATCCAGCAATCCCGTCACCGACGCCCACGCCGACTCGGCGGCCCAGGACGAACCGGGACTGGTGGCCGAATCAGCTGGACCTTCAGGTTCTCAACCAGCACTCGCCCCGATCCAACCCCATGGACGAGGACTTCGACTACGCGAAAGAGTTCGCGACCCTCGACGTCGACGCGCTGAAGCGTGACGTCTTCGAGGTGATGACGACATCCCAGGACTGGTGGCCTGCCGACTACGGTCACTACGGGCCGCTCTTCATCCGGATGAGCTGGCATGCCGCGGGAACGTACCGCATCGCGGACGGCCGTGGCGGTGGCGGCAGCGGCGCACAGCGCTTCGCCCCCCTCAACAGCTGGCCTGACAACGCGAGCCTGGACAAGGCCCGCCGTCTGCTGTGGCCGGTCAAACAGAAGTACGGCCGGAAAATCTCCTGGGCCGATCTTCTGGTCTTCGCCGGAAACTGCGCCATGGAATCCATGGGGTTCAAGACGTTCGGGTTCGGTTTCGGACGAGAGGACATCTGGGAACCCGAGGAGATCTTCTGGGGGCCGGAGGACACATGGCTCGGAGATGAGCGCTACAGCGGCGACAGGGAACTCACCGGTCCTTTCGCCGCAGTACAGATGGGACTGATCTACGTCAATCCGGAGGGGCCCAACGGAAACCCGGACCCGATGGAGGCCGCCCGGGATGTTCGGGAGACGTTCGGGCGCATGGCGATGAATGACGAGGAGACGGTCGCACTCATCGTCGGCGGCCACACCTTCGGCAAGTGTCATGGCGCGGTCGAAGCCAGTTATATCGGCCCGGAACCCGAGGCCGCCCCCATCGAGCAGCAGGGCCTCGGCTGGCGGAACACATACGGCAGCGGCAGTGGCCCTCACGCACTCACCAGTGGTCTGGAGGGCGCATGGACCACCGAGCCGACCAAGTGGGACAACGGCTACCTGGACAATCTTTACGGGTACGAGTGGGAGCTGACGAGCAGCCCCGCCGGCGCCCACCAGTGGACTCCCACGGATCCCGCGGCCCGGGACACCGTACGCGACGCCCATGATCCGTCGAAGCGGCACGCCCCCATGATGCTGACGACGGACCTCGCGCTGAAGGTGGACCCGGTCTACGGCCCGATCACGAAGAGGTTCCACGAGAACCCGGACGAACTGGCGGTGGCGTTCGCCAAGGCGTGGTACAAACTGCTGCACCGCGACATGGGACCCGTCTCGCGTTACCTCGGCCCGTGGATTCCCGAGCCGCAGCTGTGGCAGGACCCCGTTCCCGACGTCGATCACGAACTGGTCGGGGACGAGGAGATCGCCGCCCTCAAGGGCAGGATCCTCACCTCGGGCCTTTCCGTCTCCCAGCTGGTCACCACCGCCTGGGCGTCGGCGGCGAGCTTCCGCGGCACCGACAAGCGCGGCGGGGCGAACGGAGCACGAATCCGGCTCGCGCCGCAGAAGGACTGGGAGCTCAACGACCTCCCTGAGGTGACCGAGGCACTGCGCACGCTCGAGCGGATCCAGCAGGACTTCAACCTCTCCCAGACCGGCGGAACGCGGGTCTCCGTCGCCGACCTGATCGTCCTCGGCGGGTGCGCGGCCGTCGAGCAGGCCGCGAGGAACGCCGGGTACGACATCACGGTTCCGTTCGCACCGGGGCGTACGGACGCCTCGCAGGAGCAGACCGACGCGGCGTCCTTCGCCGTGCTGGAGCCCAAGGCGGATGCCTTCCGCAACTACCTTCCGGCGGGCGAGAAGCTGTCGCCGGAGACCCTCATGCTGGACCGCGCCAACCTGCTGACGCTGACCGCTCCCGAGATGACGGTGCTGATCGGCGGCATGCGGGCCCTGAACACCGGCTTCAAGGGATCTCCCCACGGTGTCCTCACCCACCGGCCGGGAATCTTGACCAACGACTTTTTCGTCAACCTGCTCGACATGGGAACGGAGTGGAAGGCGTCGGCTACGGACGAGAACGTGTTCGAAGGCCGGGATCGCGTCACCGGCGAGGTCAAGTGGACCGCCACCGCCGTCGACCTGATCTTCGGTGCGCACTCCCAGCTCCGAGCCCTCTCGGAGGTCTACGCGGCTCAGGATGCGGGAGAAAAGTTCGTACGTGACTTCGTGGCAGCGTGGAACAAGGTGATGAATCTCGACCGGTTCGACCTCGCCTGA
- a CDS encoding VOC family protein yields the protein MSTIQPVIITADQDVLLGFYTKLFGAKEIYRVPEEGPAFYLGLRIGDTDLGLVAKTNLGTGAAPRILLSIGVDDVDETLGRVEALGGSVRGGPNDMPWGQRVAHIQDPDGNPVNLTQPIPAQ from the coding sequence ATGTCCACCATCCAGCCAGTGATCATTACGGCCGACCAAGACGTCCTGCTCGGCTTCTATACGAAGTTGTTCGGCGCCAAGGAGATCTACCGGGTACCGGAGGAAGGCCCGGCCTTCTACCTCGGCTTGCGCATCGGCGACACCGACCTCGGGCTGGTGGCCAAGACGAACCTGGGGACCGGGGCGGCACCGCGGATCCTGCTCAGCATCGGTGTCGACGACGTCGATGAGACGCTCGGCCGGGTGGAGGCTCTGGGCGGCTCGGTCCGCGGCGGCCCCAACGACATGCCGTGGGGACAGCGCGTCGCCCACATCCAGGACCCCGACGGCAACCCGGTGAACCTCACCCAGCCGATCCCGGCTCAGTGA
- a CDS encoding MarR family winged helix-turn-helix transcriptional regulator produces the protein MIDDHPPDTIRGQSPGILRTLGFVHGQLRALHGLSLHGYLILGALAEAASGSVPVAQLAAFLHESGDRMSYLLRGLQAAGLIDRHRRAADRRTVEVTLTDAGRARFAAAETTAQALMRRHPGPGPDTQERADRLFR, from the coding sequence ATGATCGACGACCATCCGCCGGACACCATCCGGGGGCAGTCTCCAGGGATCCTGCGGACTTTGGGCTTCGTGCACGGTCAGTTGCGGGCACTGCACGGTCTGTCGCTCCACGGATACCTCATTCTTGGTGCGCTCGCCGAAGCCGCGAGCGGATCTGTTCCCGTGGCCCAGCTGGCGGCTTTCCTCCATGAATCCGGGGACCGAATGTCCTACCTCCTCAGGGGTCTGCAGGCGGCCGGGCTGATTGACCGCCATCGTCGTGCCGCGGACCGCAGGACGGTCGAGGTCACCCTGACCGACGCGGGACGGGCCAGGTTCGCCGCCGCCGAGACGACCGCGCAGGCGCTGATGCGCCGACACCCGGGTCCCGGACCGGACACCCAGGAACGCGCAGACCGGCTCTTCCGGTAA
- a CDS encoding GNAT family N-acetyltransferase: protein MASSWTGNRVRLRAVEPDDWAAFARFADDDGPRAGRLDLPRSTESYRAWAKEQAVAECDDDRFRLAVEATATGELVGAVGSHRTGPHSGWFEFDITISAGHRRKGYATEAVVLLLRFMFAERRYHKCLAAVLAHNEASLALFRGLGFTEEGRLREHVFFAGRHHDLVMMGMLVTEFDRRHTMCEP, encoded by the coding sequence ATGGCATCGTCCTGGACCGGTAATCGGGTACGCCTGCGCGCTGTCGAGCCCGACGACTGGGCGGCGTTCGCGCGTTTCGCCGACGATGACGGGCCGCGAGCGGGCCGGCTGGATCTGCCGAGGTCTACCGAGAGCTACCGTGCCTGGGCGAAGGAGCAGGCCGTTGCCGAGTGCGATGACGACCGCTTCCGGTTGGCGGTCGAGGCGACGGCCACGGGAGAGCTGGTCGGCGCGGTCGGCTCACATCGCACCGGCCCTCACTCAGGCTGGTTCGAGTTCGATATCACCATCAGCGCCGGCCACCGGCGCAAGGGCTACGCGACGGAAGCCGTGGTGCTGCTGCTGCGCTTCATGTTCGCTGAGCGGCGCTATCACAAATGCCTGGCGGCGGTTTTGGCCCACAACGAGGCATCGCTGGCACTGTTTCGTGGGCTCGGCTTCACCGAGGAGGGGCGCTTGCGGGAACACGTTTTCTTCGCTGGCCGGCACCACGACCTCGTCATGATGGGCATGCTCGTCACCGAGTTCGACCGGCGACACACGATGTGCGAACCATGA